A stretch of Rhinoderma darwinii isolate aRhiDar2 chromosome 4, aRhiDar2.hap1, whole genome shotgun sequence DNA encodes these proteins:
- the LOC142760782 gene encoding kelch-like protein 10 isoform X2, whose protein sequence is MDINESFHTSNMERKMSSMACTIFNELRLEGKLCDVIIKVSGVEFNAHKNILCGCSPYFRALFTSSWNNSEKKFYDIPGVSSDMMKLILEYAYTRRVPINPDNVENLFIAADYFNILGLVQICSEFLVNQLCPQNSIGIYKFTEYYYCPELHQKAYMYILHNFENIMKTSDEFLELSAMELKGLIEKDELNIKQEEAAFEAIVKWINHNPANRKQYISVLLQEVRFALIHIDYFNNNVKVNNYVRDNKECKPIIINAFKAMYDLNINGHSNADFKNPMSRPRLPYEILFAVGGWSGGSPTNAIECYDARADQWLDITSEEESPRAYHGTAYLNGYVYIIGGFDSVDYFNNVKCFNPVKKTWQQVAPMHSKRCYVSVTILDENIYAMGGFDGHFRLNTAERYEPETNQWSLIAPMNERRSDSSATTLNDKIYICGGFNGTECLFTAEMYNLDTKQWSIISSMRSRRSGVGVMAYGEKVYVDNGWLI, encoded by the exons ATGGATATTAATGAAAGCTTCCACACCAGCAACATGGAGCGCAAAATGAGCTCCATGGCTTGCACTATTTTTAATGAGCTCAGATTGGAGGGAAAACTATGTGACGTTATAATCAAAGTCAGCGGTGTGGAGTTCAATGCCCATAAGAACATCCTATGTGGCTGCAGTCCTTACTTCAG AGCATTGTTCACAAGTAGCTGGAACAACAGTGAAAAGAAATTTTATGACATCCCTGGCGTCTCTTCAGACATGATGAAATTAATTCTAGAGTACGCCTACACCCGGAGAGTCCCAATCAACCCCGACAATGTGGAAAATCTCTTTATTGCGGCAGATTACTTTAACATTCTAGGTCTTGTACAAATTTGCTCCGAATTCCTGGTAAATCAACTGTGCCCACAAAATAGTATTGGAATCTATAAGTTCACAGAATATTATTACTGCCCCGAGCTCCACCAGAAGGCATATATGTACATCTTGCATAACTTTGAAAATATAATGAAGACCTCAGATGAGTTCCTTGAACTGTCAGCTATGGAACTTAAAGGTCTTATAGAGAAAGATGAACTTAACATTAAACAGGAGGAAGCTGCATTTGAAGCTATTGTGAAGTGGATCAATCATAATCCCGCTAACCGGAAACAGTATATTTCAGTTCTTCTGCAAGAG GTTCGCTTTGCTCTCATTCACATTGACTACTTCAACAACAATGTCAAGGTCAACAACTATGTAAGAGACAATAAAGAATGCAAACCTATTATTATTAATGCTTTCAAAGCTATGTATGACCTCAATATCAATGGCCACTCAAATGCCGATTTTAAAAACCCTATGAGCAGACCCCGTCTTCCTTATGAAATTTTGTTTGCTGTTGGTGGTTGGAGTGGCGGTAGTCCTACTAATGCCATTGAGTGTTATGATGCCCGTGCCGACCAGTGGCTCGATATTACAAGTGAAGAAGAAAGTCCAAGAGCTTATCATGGAACAGCCTATTTAAATGGCTACGTGTACATTATTGGTGGATTTGATAGTGTGGACTATTTTAACAATGTAAAATGCTTTAACCCAGTCAAGAAAACATGGCAGCAAGTAGCACCCATGCACTCAAAAAGATGTTATGTCAGTGTTACTATTCTGGATGAAAATATCTATGCAATGGGTGGCTTTGATGGCCATTTTCGTCTGAACACTGCTGAACGATATGAGCCAGAAACCAACCAGTGGAGTTTGATTGCCCCCATGAATGAGCGGAGGAGTGATTCTAGTGCCACCACACTTAATGATAAG ATCTATATTTGTGGGGGATTCAATGGGACTGAGTGCCTGTTTACTGCCGAGATGTACAACCTTGATACCAAGCAATGGAGTATAATCTCTTCAATGAGGAGCCGGCGGAGTGGAGTGGGAGTTATGGCCTATGGAGAGAAAGTATATGTG gACAATGGATGGTTAATTTAA